CAACTCAACAGAGAACTGGCGGACAACGAAGCATTGTTCTCGAACTTAAAGATCCGAGAAGTGCTAGGATTTAAAGAGCAGCACAATTGGCGCCAATACGTGAACGCGGAATGACCTGAGCAAGATAACGGCCGGATTACGGAGCATCGGGTGGTGCAGAAAGCCGACATACGGCCTGCGCCACCTCGATGCCAAACGAAGGGCTGACAAGCTACCTAAGCAGCAATATACTGTCCGCTATCAATTATTTAACGTTGAGTGCGTTTTCATGTTTACTTCGATGCAATGAGGACGGGCGCATCGTTGGTCATACTGCCCTATTGCAGGCATTTCCTCGCAGTGGCCGCCTAACAAATGAACGCATACAGCAGGTTGCGGACTTGCTGTTTCTAGTGCAACTGCGCGCGTACCAGATAGCCTTCGACCTTATCCTCACCTAGTGCCCTAAGTGCCTCTAGGCGATGATACCCCTCGATCAAAACGAAACCTGTTTTTCCAGTCCGCAGTCTGATTGGGGTCGTCTGACCATTTTCTAGCATGTCCTCCGCAATCGCCTGCAACTTGCCGAGATCAAGTGTCTTTTTGCGCTTGGCTGGAACACGGATATCCGAAATTAAAAAGTGCTCTTTGGTCAACATATCTCGACACTGCATCGGTTTTCCCAAATTAGCCAGCCCCATGAGAGGATTGGCCGTAAGATTAACTGAATAGAGAATAATCGAAGGAGGCGCGGAAACTCCTGAGCAACCCTCCCAAGACGTCTTTGAAGACCAATTCGGTTTCCCCTGCCCTTTGGACATCTTCTTCTACCGTGTCGAAACACCCCATAATTGAATGTTCCGTTGGCTTGAGAAGTGAGAAATATGGCGAAGCGATTAAAATCCGGGCTGCGTATTTCCGCTAAACTACTGATTTGGAAAAAACAAAACCCCCGTCGACGAGGCGCGGGGGTTTTAAGAAACGGGTTACCCCGCCAATTTCATGAAATCGATTAGAAAGGAGTGCCTAAAGGCCGTTCTCACGTTCCCGACTCTTGCGAGCCAATTTACGCGAACGACTAATGCCTTCGGCTTTCTCACGAGCTTTCTTCTCAGAGGGTTTCTCGAAATGTTGCTTGAGCTTCATTTCACGAAAAACACCCTCACGCTGAAGTTTCTTTTTCAGCGCACGAAGAGCTTGATCGACGTTGTTATCACGAACAGATACCTGCATGTGGTTTTCACCACCTTCCTAAGTTTAAAATTTGCAAAAAATTGCAGGACATGGTCCTTTAGCAAGCAACGAGCCAAATGTCTACTAGGTACATTGCTGAACCTAACTGAATCGCCACAAATAATGACGAAAGTTTTCACTTAGCTTCAGCCCGCAACGAACTTTAGTGGCTTTTCCATAAATAACTAGTCCCGTGGGCAAGAGGATGCGTTGTCCATGGCAACCCAAATTACTATGCTCGTTTTGGTTTTTAAGTAGATAGCCCGTCCAAAACGATCCTGATCTTCTCCTCAGAAGAATACTGTTTGCGGGTGGGTCACTTAATATCCTTGACGATCTTCTCGCCAGGACTTTTCCGAGCTCCAGTTGTTTGTCTCATCTTCCACGCCTTGGTGGTCAGGATGAGACAAATAACTCTCTCTTATCAAATTACGCGATTTGGCCCCATAGGCGCTGACGTCAGGCACTCTGTCCGTAGAAAAACAGTCTTTACGACGTCTATTGCATGGTTTGGCGAATAACCCCGTTACGTCGCGAATCCATGCAAGTATCCAAGCGTATATTAGCTCGAACGTTTTCAGGACATCACTACTCTAGCCCACTATTTTTCGGAAATTACTATTCGATTGGTTGGCTTTTCAAGCAAACGTGTCTGAGTCTAAAAGCGCATCAATTGAATGATACATAAAGAGTAAAACCATTAACGGAGGCGAGCGCGGATCAGTTGCTCCAGTTTGCAACCACGTCAAAACCGACGGCCTTAGGGGCGGATTCCATATAGTCAGAGAATGCGCCCCATAGTTCCGCAACTTTTGCGGTATTGGCGTTCGAAGTTGCCTCACTCTCGACAA
This Falsihalocynthiibacter arcticus DNA region includes the following protein-coding sequences:
- the rpsU gene encoding 30S ribosomal protein S21; amino-acid sequence: MQVSVRDNNVDQALRALKKKLQREGVFREMKLKQHFEKPSEKKAREKAEGISRSRKLARKSRERENGL
- a CDS encoding ParB N-terminal domain-containing protein → MQCRDMLTKEHFLISDIRVPAKRKKTLDLGKLQAIAEDMLENGQTTPIRLRTGKTGFVLIEGYHRLEALRALGEDKVEGYLVRAQLH